In a single window of the Rhodamnia argentea isolate NSW1041297 chromosome 2, ASM2092103v1, whole genome shotgun sequence genome:
- the LOC115739459 gene encoding phytanoyl-CoA dioxygenase isoform X1, whose amino-acid sequence MGAKGYLSSDQLEFFNSQGYLVIESFASPEEIDAMMKRMDQLLNEFDCSTASIFSTKNQQQHTDDYFYESVENVSFFFEEKAFGDDGNLKQPKQLSINKVGHALHELDPVFKAFSSSDKVCGMLLSLGYQRPIIIQSMYIFKQPGIGGEVVPHQDNSFLYTEPPTCTGLWWALEDATITNGCLWAIPGSHKNGLVRRFIRGEGGVSFDRPSPTYDKKDFVAIEVKAGSLVLIHGDLIHQSFENQSSKSRHAYSLHVVDTDGCKWAQSNWIRRKVEPEPLFVA is encoded by the exons ATGGGCGCCAAAGGGTATCTCAGTTCTGACCAGCTCGAGTTCTTCAATTCTCAAG GTTACTTGGTGATCGAATCGTTCGCTTCCCCCGAAGAAATCGATGCCATGATGAAGAGGATGGACCAGTTGCTTAATGAATTCGACTGTTCTACCGCCTCAATCTTTTCTACTAAGAACCAG CAGCAACACACGGATGATTATTTCTACGAAAGCGTCGAGAATGTCTCGTTTTTCTTCGAGG AGAAAGCATTTGGTGATGATGGAAACTTGAAGCAACCCAAGCAATTGTCCATCAATAAAGTTGGTCACG CGCTACATGAGCTTGACCCAGTGTTTAAGGCTTTCTCTAGCTCAGATAAAGTCTGTGGCATGCTGTTATCATTAGGCTACCAAAGGCCTATCATCATTCAGTCAATGTACATATTCAAG CAACCGGGTATTGGAGGTGAAGTAGTGCCACACCAGGATAACTCATTTCTTTACACGGAGCCACCTACTTGCACAGGACTGTGGTGGGCCCTAGAAGATGCAACAATAACCAATGGCTGTCTTTGGGCTATCCCTGGATCTCACAAGA ATGGCCTTGTGAGAAGGTTTATTCGAGGTGAAGGGGGAGTTTCCTTTGATCGCCCTTCCCCAACCTATGATAAGAAAGATTTTGTAGCAATTGAGGTTAAAGCTGGGTCTTTAGTTCTAATTCATGGCGATCTTATTCATCAGAG CTTTGAGAACCAGTCCTCAAAGTCGAGGCATGCCTACAGCTTACATGTGGTGGATACTGATGGTTGCAAATGGGCGCAGTCAAATTG GATCAGGAGAAAAGTCGAGCCAGAGCCTCTCTTTGTAGCTTGA
- the LOC115739456 gene encoding protein DETOXIFICATION 27-like isoform X3 has product MGMTEREEQNPLLASPSHDEDERQEEKEDDSVQEGLISRTLSESKQLWRVAGPSIFSRVALYSITVVTQAFAGHLGDIDLAAISIATTVIISISFGFLLGMASALETLCGQSYGAKQYQMLGIYLQRSWIVLFTCSILLLPLFVFATPILKLIGQSSAVAEQTGLVAIWSIPFHLCFPFQFTLQRFLQSQLKTAVIVWVSGGSLALHTLVSWLFVYKLRVGLAGTALTIGFSWWVTVLGMFGYTVCGGCPLTWTGFSTQAIIGLGEFFKLSIASGVMLFITMFGWESMIALGFLAATGVRVANELGAGNAKGAKFALLVSLFSSLVVGMLFCTIVIVFNKKLAMIFSSSVPIIKMVNELAVLLAFTILFNSIQPVLSGAAVGSGWQALAAGVNIGSYYVIGVPLGVLFGWVLSFGITGTWAGMISGTVVQTLILALITVKCEWEEEARKAKIRVRNEAGLIGGP; this is encoded by the exons ATGGGCATGACTGAAAGAGAAGAGCAGAACCCATTGTTAGCATCTCCATCCCATGATGAGGACGAACGCCAGGAAGAGAAAGAGGATGATTCAGTTCAGGAGGGTTTGATCAGCCGAACGCTGTCGGAGTCGAAACAGCTGTGGCGGGTCGCTGGGCCTTCCATCTTCAGTCGAGTGGCCCTGTACTCCATAACCGTCGTCACTCAAGCCTTCGCTGGCCATCTTGGGGACATCGATCTCGCAGCCATCTCCATTGCCACCACCGTCATTATTTCCATTAGCTTCGGGTTCTTG CTAGGTATGGCTAGTGCTCTGGAGACTTTATGCGGTCAATCCTATGGAGCCAAACAATACCAGATGCTAGGCATATACCTGCAACGTTCCTGGATAGTTCTATTCACATGCTCAATTTTATTGCTACCTCTTTTTGTTTTCGCTACTCCGATTCTGAAGCTCATTGGCCAGTCCAGCGCAGTGGCTGAGCAGACGGGTTTGGTTGCTATTTGGTCGATTCCATTCCACTTGTGCTTCCCATTCCAATTCACGTTGCAGAGGTTCTTGCAGAGCCAACTTAAAACTGCAGTTATTGTATGGGTCTCGGGGGGTTCTCTTGCACTCCATACGCTTGTTAGTTGGCTCTTTGTTTACAAATTGAGAGTTGGGCTCGCTGGAACGGCTTTAACTATCGGTTTCTCCTGGTGGGTTACAGTCCTTGGTATGTTTGGTTACACAGTTTGCGGTGGTTGCCCTCTTACGTGGACTGGATTTTCAACTCAAGCTATCATTGGGCTGGGGGAGTTTTTCAAGCTCTCCATTGCTTCAGGAGTCATGCtctt CATTACTATGTTTGGCTGGGAATCAATGATTGCGCTGGGATTTTTGGCTGCAACTGG AGTCCGGGTAGCAAATGAGCTAGGTGCAGGCAATGCGAAGGGTGCCAAATTTGCTCTGCTGGTGTCTTTGTTCAGCTCTCTGGTGGTGGGGATGCTCTTCTGCACCATCGTTATTGTCTTTAACAAGAAGCTTGCAATGATTTTTTCCTCAAGCGTTCCTATTATAAAAATGGTCAATGAGCTAGCAGTCCTATTGGCATTCACCATTCTGTTCAATTCGATTCAACCAGTACTGTCAG GTGCAGCTGTTGGATCTGGCTGGCAAGCATTAGCAGCTGGCGTTAACATCGGTAGCTATTACGTAATCGGGGTTCCACTTGGAGTTCTCTTTGGTTGGGTTTTGAGTTTTGGTATCACG GGGACATGGGCTGGGATGATCAGTGGAACTGTGGTCCAGACATTGATATTAGCACTTATCACTGTCAAATGTGAATGGGAGGAGGAG GCTCGGAAAGCCAAGATTCGTGTGAGGAATGAGGCGGGTTTGATCGGTGGTCCATAA
- the LOC115739456 gene encoding protein DETOXIFICATION 27-like isoform X2, whose product MGMTEREEQNPLLASPSHDEDERQEEKEDDSVQEGLISRTLSESKQLWRVAGPSIFSRVALYSITVVTQAFAGHLGDIDLAAISIATTVIISISFGFLLGMASALETLCGQSYGAKQYQMLGIYLQRSWIVLFTCSILLLPLFVFATPILKLIGQSSAVAEQTGLVAIWSIPFHLCFPFQFTLQRFLQSQLKTAVIVWVSGGSLALHTLVSWLFVYKLRVGLAGTALTIGFSWWVTVLGMFGYTVCGGCPLTWTGFSTQAIIGLGEFFKLSIASGVMLLLENFYYRVLIILSGYLNNSEVAIDALSICITMFGWESMIALGFLAATGVRVANELGAGNAKGAKFALLVSLFSSLVVGMLFCTIVIVFNKKLAMIFSSSVPIIKMVNELAVLLAFTILFNSIQPVLSGAAVGSGWQALAAGVNIGSYYVIGVPLGVLFGWVLSFGITARKAKIRVRNEAGLIGGP is encoded by the exons ATGGGCATGACTGAAAGAGAAGAGCAGAACCCATTGTTAGCATCTCCATCCCATGATGAGGACGAACGCCAGGAAGAGAAAGAGGATGATTCAGTTCAGGAGGGTTTGATCAGCCGAACGCTGTCGGAGTCGAAACAGCTGTGGCGGGTCGCTGGGCCTTCCATCTTCAGTCGAGTGGCCCTGTACTCCATAACCGTCGTCACTCAAGCCTTCGCTGGCCATCTTGGGGACATCGATCTCGCAGCCATCTCCATTGCCACCACCGTCATTATTTCCATTAGCTTCGGGTTCTTG CTAGGTATGGCTAGTGCTCTGGAGACTTTATGCGGTCAATCCTATGGAGCCAAACAATACCAGATGCTAGGCATATACCTGCAACGTTCCTGGATAGTTCTATTCACATGCTCAATTTTATTGCTACCTCTTTTTGTTTTCGCTACTCCGATTCTGAAGCTCATTGGCCAGTCCAGCGCAGTGGCTGAGCAGACGGGTTTGGTTGCTATTTGGTCGATTCCATTCCACTTGTGCTTCCCATTCCAATTCACGTTGCAGAGGTTCTTGCAGAGCCAACTTAAAACTGCAGTTATTGTATGGGTCTCGGGGGGTTCTCTTGCACTCCATACGCTTGTTAGTTGGCTCTTTGTTTACAAATTGAGAGTTGGGCTCGCTGGAACGGCTTTAACTATCGGTTTCTCCTGGTGGGTTACAGTCCTTGGTATGTTTGGTTACACAGTTTGCGGTGGTTGCCCTCTTACGTGGACTGGATTTTCAACTCAAGCTATCATTGGGCTGGGGGAGTTTTTCAAGCTCTCCATTGCTTCAGGAGTCATGCtctt GTTGGAGAATTTCTATTACAGAGTACTTATCATACTGTCTGGGTATTTAAACAACTCAGAGGTTGCAATTGATGCCCTGTCCATTTG CATTACTATGTTTGGCTGGGAATCAATGATTGCGCTGGGATTTTTGGCTGCAACTGG AGTCCGGGTAGCAAATGAGCTAGGTGCAGGCAATGCGAAGGGTGCCAAATTTGCTCTGCTGGTGTCTTTGTTCAGCTCTCTGGTGGTGGGGATGCTCTTCTGCACCATCGTTATTGTCTTTAACAAGAAGCTTGCAATGATTTTTTCCTCAAGCGTTCCTATTATAAAAATGGTCAATGAGCTAGCAGTCCTATTGGCATTCACCATTCTGTTCAATTCGATTCAACCAGTACTGTCAG GTGCAGCTGTTGGATCTGGCTGGCAAGCATTAGCAGCTGGCGTTAACATCGGTAGCTATTACGTAATCGGGGTTCCACTTGGAGTTCTCTTTGGTTGGGTTTTGAGTTTTGGTATCACG GCTCGGAAAGCCAAGATTCGTGTGAGGAATGAGGCGGGTTTGATCGGTGGTCCATAA
- the LOC115739456 gene encoding protein DETOXIFICATION 27-like isoform X4, with protein MGMTEREEQNPLLASPSHDEDERQEEKEDDSVQEGLISRTLSESKQLWRVAGPSIFSRVALYSITVVTQAFAGHLGDIDLAAISIATTVIISISFGFLLGMASALETLCGQSYGAKQYQMLGIYLQRSWIVLFTCSILLLPLFVFATPILKLIGQSSAVAEQTGLVAIWSIPFHLCFPFQFTLQRFLQSQLKTAVIVWVSGGSLALHTLVSWLFVYKLRVGLAGTALTIGFSWWVTVLGMFGYTVCGGCPLTWTGFSTQAIIGLGEFFKLSIASGVMLLVRVANELGAGNAKGAKFALLVSLFSSLVVGMLFCTIVIVFNKKLAMIFSSSVPIIKMVNELAVLLAFTILFNSIQPVLSGAAVGSGWQALAAGVNIGSYYVIGVPLGVLFGWVLSFGITGTWAGMISGTVVQTLILALITVKCEWEEEARKAKIRVRNEAGLIGGP; from the exons ATGGGCATGACTGAAAGAGAAGAGCAGAACCCATTGTTAGCATCTCCATCCCATGATGAGGACGAACGCCAGGAAGAGAAAGAGGATGATTCAGTTCAGGAGGGTTTGATCAGCCGAACGCTGTCGGAGTCGAAACAGCTGTGGCGGGTCGCTGGGCCTTCCATCTTCAGTCGAGTGGCCCTGTACTCCATAACCGTCGTCACTCAAGCCTTCGCTGGCCATCTTGGGGACATCGATCTCGCAGCCATCTCCATTGCCACCACCGTCATTATTTCCATTAGCTTCGGGTTCTTG CTAGGTATGGCTAGTGCTCTGGAGACTTTATGCGGTCAATCCTATGGAGCCAAACAATACCAGATGCTAGGCATATACCTGCAACGTTCCTGGATAGTTCTATTCACATGCTCAATTTTATTGCTACCTCTTTTTGTTTTCGCTACTCCGATTCTGAAGCTCATTGGCCAGTCCAGCGCAGTGGCTGAGCAGACGGGTTTGGTTGCTATTTGGTCGATTCCATTCCACTTGTGCTTCCCATTCCAATTCACGTTGCAGAGGTTCTTGCAGAGCCAACTTAAAACTGCAGTTATTGTATGGGTCTCGGGGGGTTCTCTTGCACTCCATACGCTTGTTAGTTGGCTCTTTGTTTACAAATTGAGAGTTGGGCTCGCTGGAACGGCTTTAACTATCGGTTTCTCCTGGTGGGTTACAGTCCTTGGTATGTTTGGTTACACAGTTTGCGGTGGTTGCCCTCTTACGTGGACTGGATTTTCAACTCAAGCTATCATTGGGCTGGGGGAGTTTTTCAAGCTCTCCATTGCTTCAGGAGTCATGCtctt AGTCCGGGTAGCAAATGAGCTAGGTGCAGGCAATGCGAAGGGTGCCAAATTTGCTCTGCTGGTGTCTTTGTTCAGCTCTCTGGTGGTGGGGATGCTCTTCTGCACCATCGTTATTGTCTTTAACAAGAAGCTTGCAATGATTTTTTCCTCAAGCGTTCCTATTATAAAAATGGTCAATGAGCTAGCAGTCCTATTGGCATTCACCATTCTGTTCAATTCGATTCAACCAGTACTGTCAG GTGCAGCTGTTGGATCTGGCTGGCAAGCATTAGCAGCTGGCGTTAACATCGGTAGCTATTACGTAATCGGGGTTCCACTTGGAGTTCTCTTTGGTTGGGTTTTGAGTTTTGGTATCACG GGGACATGGGCTGGGATGATCAGTGGAACTGTGGTCCAGACATTGATATTAGCACTTATCACTGTCAAATGTGAATGGGAGGAGGAG GCTCGGAAAGCCAAGATTCGTGTGAGGAATGAGGCGGGTTTGATCGGTGGTCCATAA
- the LOC115739459 gene encoding phytanoyl-CoA dioxygenase isoform X2: protein MGAKGYLSSDQLEFFNSQGYLVIESFASPEEIDAMMKRMDQLLNEFDCSTASIFSTKNQQHTDDYFYESVENVSFFFEEKAFGDDGNLKQPKQLSINKVGHALHELDPVFKAFSSSDKVCGMLLSLGYQRPIIIQSMYIFKQPGIGGEVVPHQDNSFLYTEPPTCTGLWWALEDATITNGCLWAIPGSHKNGLVRRFIRGEGGVSFDRPSPTYDKKDFVAIEVKAGSLVLIHGDLIHQSFENQSSKSRHAYSLHVVDTDGCKWAQSNWIRRKVEPEPLFVA from the exons ATGGGCGCCAAAGGGTATCTCAGTTCTGACCAGCTCGAGTTCTTCAATTCTCAAG GTTACTTGGTGATCGAATCGTTCGCTTCCCCCGAAGAAATCGATGCCATGATGAAGAGGATGGACCAGTTGCTTAATGAATTCGACTGTTCTACCGCCTCAATCTTTTCTACTAAGAACCAG CAACACACGGATGATTATTTCTACGAAAGCGTCGAGAATGTCTCGTTTTTCTTCGAGG AGAAAGCATTTGGTGATGATGGAAACTTGAAGCAACCCAAGCAATTGTCCATCAATAAAGTTGGTCACG CGCTACATGAGCTTGACCCAGTGTTTAAGGCTTTCTCTAGCTCAGATAAAGTCTGTGGCATGCTGTTATCATTAGGCTACCAAAGGCCTATCATCATTCAGTCAATGTACATATTCAAG CAACCGGGTATTGGAGGTGAAGTAGTGCCACACCAGGATAACTCATTTCTTTACACGGAGCCACCTACTTGCACAGGACTGTGGTGGGCCCTAGAAGATGCAACAATAACCAATGGCTGTCTTTGGGCTATCCCTGGATCTCACAAGA ATGGCCTTGTGAGAAGGTTTATTCGAGGTGAAGGGGGAGTTTCCTTTGATCGCCCTTCCCCAACCTATGATAAGAAAGATTTTGTAGCAATTGAGGTTAAAGCTGGGTCTTTAGTTCTAATTCATGGCGATCTTATTCATCAGAG CTTTGAGAACCAGTCCTCAAAGTCGAGGCATGCCTACAGCTTACATGTGGTGGATACTGATGGTTGCAAATGGGCGCAGTCAAATTG GATCAGGAGAAAAGTCGAGCCAGAGCCTCTCTTTGTAGCTTGA
- the LOC115739456 gene encoding protein DETOXIFICATION 27-like isoform X1: MGMTEREEQNPLLASPSHDEDERQEEKEDDSVQEGLISRTLSESKQLWRVAGPSIFSRVALYSITVVTQAFAGHLGDIDLAAISIATTVIISISFGFLLGMASALETLCGQSYGAKQYQMLGIYLQRSWIVLFTCSILLLPLFVFATPILKLIGQSSAVAEQTGLVAIWSIPFHLCFPFQFTLQRFLQSQLKTAVIVWVSGGSLALHTLVSWLFVYKLRVGLAGTALTIGFSWWVTVLGMFGYTVCGGCPLTWTGFSTQAIIGLGEFFKLSIASGVMLLLENFYYRVLIILSGYLNNSEVAIDALSICITMFGWESMIALGFLAATGVRVANELGAGNAKGAKFALLVSLFSSLVVGMLFCTIVIVFNKKLAMIFSSSVPIIKMVNELAVLLAFTILFNSIQPVLSGAAVGSGWQALAAGVNIGSYYVIGVPLGVLFGWVLSFGITGTWAGMISGTVVQTLILALITVKCEWEEEARKAKIRVRNEAGLIGGP, translated from the exons ATGGGCATGACTGAAAGAGAAGAGCAGAACCCATTGTTAGCATCTCCATCCCATGATGAGGACGAACGCCAGGAAGAGAAAGAGGATGATTCAGTTCAGGAGGGTTTGATCAGCCGAACGCTGTCGGAGTCGAAACAGCTGTGGCGGGTCGCTGGGCCTTCCATCTTCAGTCGAGTGGCCCTGTACTCCATAACCGTCGTCACTCAAGCCTTCGCTGGCCATCTTGGGGACATCGATCTCGCAGCCATCTCCATTGCCACCACCGTCATTATTTCCATTAGCTTCGGGTTCTTG CTAGGTATGGCTAGTGCTCTGGAGACTTTATGCGGTCAATCCTATGGAGCCAAACAATACCAGATGCTAGGCATATACCTGCAACGTTCCTGGATAGTTCTATTCACATGCTCAATTTTATTGCTACCTCTTTTTGTTTTCGCTACTCCGATTCTGAAGCTCATTGGCCAGTCCAGCGCAGTGGCTGAGCAGACGGGTTTGGTTGCTATTTGGTCGATTCCATTCCACTTGTGCTTCCCATTCCAATTCACGTTGCAGAGGTTCTTGCAGAGCCAACTTAAAACTGCAGTTATTGTATGGGTCTCGGGGGGTTCTCTTGCACTCCATACGCTTGTTAGTTGGCTCTTTGTTTACAAATTGAGAGTTGGGCTCGCTGGAACGGCTTTAACTATCGGTTTCTCCTGGTGGGTTACAGTCCTTGGTATGTTTGGTTACACAGTTTGCGGTGGTTGCCCTCTTACGTGGACTGGATTTTCAACTCAAGCTATCATTGGGCTGGGGGAGTTTTTCAAGCTCTCCATTGCTTCAGGAGTCATGCtctt GTTGGAGAATTTCTATTACAGAGTACTTATCATACTGTCTGGGTATTTAAACAACTCAGAGGTTGCAATTGATGCCCTGTCCATTTG CATTACTATGTTTGGCTGGGAATCAATGATTGCGCTGGGATTTTTGGCTGCAACTGG AGTCCGGGTAGCAAATGAGCTAGGTGCAGGCAATGCGAAGGGTGCCAAATTTGCTCTGCTGGTGTCTTTGTTCAGCTCTCTGGTGGTGGGGATGCTCTTCTGCACCATCGTTATTGTCTTTAACAAGAAGCTTGCAATGATTTTTTCCTCAAGCGTTCCTATTATAAAAATGGTCAATGAGCTAGCAGTCCTATTGGCATTCACCATTCTGTTCAATTCGATTCAACCAGTACTGTCAG GTGCAGCTGTTGGATCTGGCTGGCAAGCATTAGCAGCTGGCGTTAACATCGGTAGCTATTACGTAATCGGGGTTCCACTTGGAGTTCTCTTTGGTTGGGTTTTGAGTTTTGGTATCACG GGGACATGGGCTGGGATGATCAGTGGAACTGTGGTCCAGACATTGATATTAGCACTTATCACTGTCAAATGTGAATGGGAGGAGGAG GCTCGGAAAGCCAAGATTCGTGTGAGGAATGAGGCGGGTTTGATCGGTGGTCCATAA